GAAGCCGGCTTCCTGGCAAACTTCGAAGCCGACTTCAGAAACGCGATCCTGGATTCCACGATCCGCGTCGCGAAGAACACCGTCACCGACGGCGGCGGCTACGAAGACATCGTTCGGAAGGTCTTTCTGCTGTCGAACACCGAAGTCGGCCTGTCCAACGAAAACAGCGTGGCCGAAGGGACCCTGTGGTCCTACTTCAATTCCGCGTCGCGCCGCCAGTGCTACCCCACGGCGGAAGCCGTCAGCAAGTCCACCTACACCAATTCCGGCCTGTCCGCTTCTCAATATTGGTGGTGGTGGTTAAGAACCCCGTTCGCCGGCTACGCGGGCGACGCGCGCTTTGTCAACACGGTCGGCAGTCTGAACTACAACATCGCGTACAACGGCTACCGCGGCGTCCGGCCGGCTTTGTATTTGGCATCTTCGAATCTGGTATCCGATACAACCGACACAGACGGCGCTTATATCCTTCTGTGGAACCAGCCGCCCACAGCCCCGTCTTCCATTACCTACGGCACCCCCCAGGCGGGACAGAACCTGACCCTGTCGACCGGCGGATCGACCGATCCGGAGGGCGACGCCATTTCCTACGTCTGGGAACGGAAGGTGGATTCCGGCGTCTGGACCCAGATCGGGATCACCACCGCGAAGACGATCCAGGACACGGTCCCGTCCAGCGGAACAACCTACTACGCGCGCGTGAAGGCCGTTGACGCGGTCGGGAATGAATCGGCGTATTGCACCGGTTCCGGAAAGGCCATTTCCTACAACACCCCGCCCGTGATCAGCGGTTCCG
This window of the Dysosmobacter acutus genome carries:
- a CDS encoding DUF6273 domain-containing protein, which translates into the protein MISLKCFDAKESGNSNSDRRNYGNNRYSVSNIDQWLNSAASAWYSAQHSADAPPTSANCWNNYNPYDSEAGFLANFEADFRNAILDSTIRVAKNTVTDGGGYEDIVRKVFLLSNTEVGLSNENSVAEGTLWSYFNSASRRQCYPTAEAVSKSTYTNSGLSASQYWWWWLRTPFAGYAGDARFVNTVGSLNYNIAYNGYRGVRPALYLASSNLVSDTTDTDGAYILLWNQPPTAPSSITYGTPQAGQNLTLSTGGSTDPEGDAISYVWERKVDSGVWTQIGITTAKTIQDTVPSSGTTYYARVKAVDAVGNESAYCTGSGKAISYNTPPVISGSDQNMGAKTDPFTYKYTVTDAQSATQALTVTETLTNGAETITLRTYTAMAGAQNTADLSSVWIRLIAGTHVLKITASDGAGGTAVRNITFSRTVTRIAAARAFNTDAKVTKVFVSLYPSDRPAGSTLHLEVTNNPFDTNPVWEDITEKANRLVHTFANSTVANGYGLGYRFYLLKGTEEIEITQATIRFA